One part of the Dyadobacter sp. 676 genome encodes these proteins:
- a CDS encoding SusD/RagB family nutrient-binding outer membrane lipoprotein, protein MKATSKYMLAVLVSLSLMTSCDEGFDEINTNKVDPTSLAPSLILNKAIIATTYLDGVSTLGMLCYNFGIVQQVITPYGSSLSGGNYNQINNSNTPLVWVNFYRNVIKQLVAVTDQTKNDPLQSNIYHAARIWKAYAFMILTDTYGDIPYFEAGQGYINEIIRPKYDPQEAIYKDILKELEEASGALNTKQEAVTTDILYGGDVARWKKLGYSLMLRAGMRLSKVDPALAKSYVAKAVAGGVFESNADNSIIRHTAIYNNYIANHLAAREKTNFYLAAPFVNYLKENNDPRLPVFAVRYVGAKGGPEQVSERASSDPKVQIGMPMGYNDVTINSVLAENGVVSLWDFSQINLKTVLKLDAPEFHITYAQVQLLLAEAATRGWVSGKAADYFAAGIRANLEQMALYDPGAAIREDAIQAYLKAHPLDDAKALEQINTQYWVATFLDGNESWANFRRSGFPALKKNPYPGSEIKEDFIRRMPYPDSEIVVNLQNVNEANARQGPNDLNTRVWWDKK, encoded by the coding sequence ATGAAAGCTACATCGAAATACATGCTCGCGGTCCTCGTGTCGCTGTCGCTGATGACGTCGTGCGACGAGGGATTCGACGAGATCAATACCAACAAGGTTGACCCGACCTCCCTGGCGCCATCGCTGATCCTGAACAAAGCCATTATCGCCACCACCTACCTCGACGGTGTTTCCACGCTCGGGATGCTTTGCTACAATTTTGGTATTGTTCAACAGGTAATCACCCCTTACGGCAGCTCGCTTTCCGGTGGTAATTACAACCAGATCAACAATTCCAACACGCCGCTGGTGTGGGTCAATTTTTACCGGAATGTGATCAAGCAGCTCGTGGCGGTAACCGACCAGACCAAAAACGACCCGCTGCAATCCAACATTTACCACGCAGCGAGGATCTGGAAAGCATATGCGTTCATGATATTGACCGACACCTATGGAGATATCCCCTATTTCGAAGCGGGGCAGGGCTATATCAACGAGATTATCCGGCCTAAATACGATCCGCAGGAAGCCATTTACAAGGATATTCTCAAAGAACTCGAAGAGGCCTCAGGCGCTCTGAACACCAAGCAGGAAGCGGTTACCACCGACATCCTGTACGGCGGCGACGTGGCCCGCTGGAAGAAACTCGGCTACTCGCTGATGCTACGGGCCGGGATGCGGCTTTCGAAAGTAGATCCGGCGCTGGCCAAAAGCTATGTTGCGAAAGCCGTAGCTGGCGGCGTTTTCGAAAGCAATGCCGACAACTCGATTATCCGGCATACCGCGATCTACAACAATTATATCGCCAATCACCTGGCGGCCCGCGAGAAGACCAATTTTTACCTGGCAGCGCCATTTGTGAATTACCTCAAAGAGAACAACGACCCTCGCTTACCAGTGTTCGCCGTCCGGTACGTGGGCGCGAAAGGCGGCCCCGAGCAGGTTTCCGAACGCGCCTCGTCCGATCCGAAAGTGCAGATCGGCATGCCGATGGGCTATAACGACGTAACGATCAACAGCGTCCTGGCCGAAAATGGCGTGGTAAGTCTGTGGGATTTCAGCCAGATTAATCTCAAAACAGTCTTGAAACTCGACGCGCCCGAGTTCCACATCACGTATGCTCAGGTGCAGCTTTTGCTGGCGGAAGCCGCTACACGTGGCTGGGTATCGGGTAAGGCGGCCGACTATTTTGCAGCCGGCATCCGGGCCAATCTCGAACAAATGGCACTTTACGACCCCGGCGCGGCGATCCGGGAAGATGCCATTCAGGCCTATCTGAAAGCGCATCCGCTGGACGATGCAAAAGCGTTGGAGCAGATCAATACGCAATACTGGGTAGCTACTTTCCTGGACGGCAACGAGTCGTGGGCAAATTTCCGGCGTAGCGGCTTCCCTGCATTGAAAAAGAACCCGTACCCCGGTTCCGAAATCAAGGAGGACTTCATTCGCCGGATGCCGTATCCGGATAGCGAGATCGTCGTGAACCTCCAGAATGTGAACGAAGCCAATGCGCGCCAGGGACCCAATGATCTGAATACCAGGGTGTGGTGGGACAAAAAATGA